AAACCACCTGAGCCGTATTATTTGACATGGCGTGCAGTTTGAAAACATGTCCATATCTCAGCGACATACAGTTGGGGATGTTGATGCCAGCTGGTATTCCACTGCCAGCGAAGGTGAGAACATCCAGCGAGGTGAAGTCGGGTTTAAGGAAAGTGTCCTTCTCAAATTCCCGGGGCCAAGGCAGCTCGGGGAGCAAGACTTCTGCTGAGCTCACCAGTTTAGCAAAACGCTCGCTCATCGCCTTGTTCACAACCGCAACGAAACCTGGGGGAGACATCACAACCCTGAAGGTAGGAACTGACTAATCCTGAGGGACAGGTACATAAACCCTCCTGTAATTTTAATTCTttctataaacacacactcattcatatAGGAGCCCTATTCTTTAAGGGTAAGTAAATGATCACCAGTGACATGCTGACCATGGACTTTACCTTCTTTCCTAAATTCTTTACCTTGAAACATAACAGCGAAAACTTAACTTTCAAGAGTTTGTATGACTCTGAATGTAATTCCTGTTATAAGCACACATCATATCCAAAATTACCTACTCAAGTTAAAAGGTACATATATCCACtgaaaaggtttttattttttcccctcagctctgctccacaGCAATAAAGCCTGGAGAGGAACATGGTCTCACAGCTTGTACACCaataaacactgtttttaatcACCAAGGTACTTACCTTCAAACTCTCCTCTGGAGCCAAATGGGTCTCTGTAGCTCTCTATGAAACCTATATaactgagagagggagaataggaggaggggatggaggagtAATGAGGAgtagaaagcagagagagaagaggttTCAGAGACTGTTACAAGCGAGTGGGATTCCAATACGATTGATATTACCGTGGCTCAGCGGCCTCACCTCTCAACAATTGGTCCCTTGTCTTTGATCCAGTAGCGCGAGCCCTCTTTATGGGCTTCAATTGAGCCCAAAGTGAAGCTGCGACTGTACTCCTCAAGCATCTTTCTCTGGTTCTCATTGGCAGCATAGGCCTGTGTGAGAAAACAGTGCACGCATTTCAAAGGTGGAATTGTGGCAGGAAGACTGTTTTCAGGTTATCAGCTTGTTCAGTCACTCCTCCTAAAGATTCACCCTCtgctctcacctctctcttccTATTGTTTTACAGCTGACAAATTCATATTTCTCCATCAACTTCACATTTTGGTGAATCATCTCACGCTCTCACCTGTGCTTGTTGGATGTAGTAGGTGACTTTCTCCATGAGAGGAGCATAGTCTCCCCTCTTCACAGTGAACTCTTTGTCTTCAAAGTTGAAGCTGCCGCAGCATGACTCACATTCCCCATCTACTGCGCAGTCTGTGAAGCAGTAGTAGTGTACATTTCATTGCTTTTATCATGTAGCATGTCGAATGTCTCCAGCGTAACATGTGGAGTCTACATGAGGCATGATACAAGTTCTGCATGCCAAATCTGTCACATGTGCAATATGGTAATGGTATAAATCTTATTCTGCTTCTTGTGTAAAGTTGAAGTTCTGACCTTTCTGCACAGCTGAGGCCAAGCGCACCTCATAGCAGGCTTTATCTCCGTTGTCCCTCTTAAACAGGCGGGTGTTATAGGCAGACAGTTTCTGGAGACAAACCACAAGAACACAGTTCAGAAAAAGGTGAATCAGAGTGAAAAGATACACGGAGGAGTGAGACACACAGGATGAAGCATCAAAgcaactgataaaaaaaaatgtaaatcaagTGCAACAAGAAAGAGAATATGGTGTCTTCATGGAGTACAAAACAATGACCAATTAAATAAGAATATTCATTTTAGGTGTGAAATCAGGTTACTTTTGAGTCAAGGAACTTCTGAGCCAGCTCAGCATCCTCCAGGCAGCAGTTTCCTGAGAAGTAGGTGGTTATTCCCTGAGGAAAAGCAAAAATACTTGATGAGCCATGCATTCTGTCTAAGTGCTGGGTCACATGTAGTGTTCCTGGAAGTTTAGACTTCAGTGGCTTCCTAAAGGGTAATTTGTGCTCTATGCACACCAAACGGCAGAGCATTTACTTCCTACTTGAAAATATGCAATTCAACTGACACAAGTATGTACAAGATGTCAAGAATGAGAACAGGGGAGGAACAACCAGAAAGAACAAAACTTTCCAGTCTCAGCCCTAAACCAGTGCGTATGTTGCAGAAATGTCGCCATGTGTCAAATCTATCCAGTCCTGATAACATGATGGATATTTCATTAAATATTACCTGGTGACATAACTGGTCTGAACTCTAAATGAATAGATACAAGATCCCACCTTGTCTCCCAGTCccagctgtttctgtctgtcttcgaGAGAGTAGAGGAGACACGAGCAGCTGTCCCACAGAGCCTCCATCTCAGCGGGCTGCTCCTGGAACGCCTGGCTGGCCTTCACCAGAGCTTCCAGCTTGTCCTGGGTGCACATACCACAGATGCAGGCAGCTTAAAatatgtcacagcagcagcaaaggaaCATTACAGATCAGATTTAACACACCAACCTGCCAGTTTATTAGATACACTTGTACAATGCAATATTCATATTTGTGTTTATATAATCTTACTGTGTCCATCCCCTGTAAATCAGTTTACCAGGCAGCTGACACCAGAGTCTTACCTTAGGTAGATTTGGGATGAACTTGGTGTCTCCAAAGGACTTGTAATTTCCCATGTTGGCATACAGACCAGCTGCATAAACCAAGAAGGCCTAAATatcacacaaaagaaaaaatagaataaaactTATTTCCATCCGGTGCATGGCAAAACAAATTAGGGTCGATTAACCTGCTGATAATTTAGATTTAATTAGTTGATTGggctataaaatgtcagaaaatggtgaaaagtcagtgtttcccaaaggttgttttgtccacaacccaagATATTCTGTTTACTGTCATAGAGGAATAAAGAAACCACAAAATATTCACAGTCAAAGTCAAAGACTTTCACAGTTGGTTATTACTTTAATTGTTGATAACAAATTGATTAATTGGTCTATAATCTTTACAGGTTTGTATTCATATGTGGATGAAAGGGTGTGTCAAGACAGCACCAGAGATAATCAAAGTCACAAAGACGGCATACCTGGTACTCCTCAGCGCTGAGTCCAGCTGCTGTGGCGACCTGTTCCAGCTGTGCAGGCGTCTGCTTCCTGAAGATCCTCTGCAGCAAGACAAATATGTTTGCCGACTCTGGGGaagtctgcagcagcactgccaGACCGCCATACCTAAAACAGCACATGTTTTTCTGGTCAGCAGGGTTTCAGTTCTTAGGATAAACTCGAGTTCTTACTCTTTGGTGAGAAGTGTCTTTTCACAGTAGTAATTCCACTTAGCATCTTTTCTGATTTCCAAAAGCGGTTGACTTGAACTTGCTAAATCCTGAGATGAGGAGCATACCAAGCGGCGCGTGACAGGTAGTGGGCATACATCTTCTCCTGAGGTGAAAGCAAACGGAAAGCCTCGCTGCAGTCAAGTGAGGAGACGCCAATGTCATTTGGGAGGTAGTACTGGGAGTCCACCATCTTTGATCTGAGGTTCAACGACGACAAAGACCTAAATCAAGAGAGGGGAcgggaaacagagaaaaggatgagaaagagaagaataGATGAGGTAAAGGGAGTAAGGAAGTTGAAATGGGATGAGCAACAAAggtgaaagacaagaaaatgagagaggagatACAGGTGAAAGTACAGAAGCAGAGTGTGGGAAAAGGAGATAAAAGCAGAATTTCACGTTAGAACCAACAGCATtggcctttctttcttttttttccgcCGTGAGTTCTGGGAAGTATTTGCACACCTGTCTCAGCTTTACCAGGTAAAGCAGCATGTGCTCTGCACAAACTCACAGATTTGTAACAGTTATACCGACTGCTGAAACAGTAAAACTTTTCTTGACCTTGATTACTTCTgactttagaaaaaaaaaaaaagtactgaCTATTTCGTTAGCATGATATTTGTATGAAGAATATATGCCAGGCCACACTTCTGTCAAGTCGCCCCGTATGATGAAATACTAGATGCTGCATAAGGCTGCCAGTAACCATTATTTATATTAACAAATATTCTGAATGACCTGAGGTGAGGTCTTTGTGCGACTAACagtgcaaaacacaaatatactTCCTCTACTTCTAATGATAGATTGTTACCGTGTGATATGGTAAGTTAAAAGTTTAAATCAAGCATAGGACACAGACAATGCTAAAAACCGACTAAGAGTTTATTCAAATTACAGCTATCCACTAGATTTAGGAGTTAACTTAAAGACTAACCGCAGGTGCTCGTCATGGCACAGATTCAAGAGGAAACAGTCAGTTAAATTACTGGAGCCAgatttctgtttcactttccAATGAAGCCAAGAATGAATAAAGTGAAGCTGAAGCAATCGAAAGCAACACGTTTTTATGCCCATTTTAAAattaacagtctgcaaacagcaAAACCACACTCAAACTGCATGTAAATACTAAATATACGTTTAGTCTACAGGCTAAGTTACAACAACCGGCTAATTCAATGTGAACGTTAGCTCCTAGCGTGCATGCTAAGACCGCTACGGAGTGCTGGGAGCATTTAAACACACTGCCACAACTTCTGTAAGCAGAACATTAAGTCACAAATACTATGCATTCCCATTTCCACGGATGATTAGCTACTACATAGTACATTACAAGAGGCGTGAAGGTGGATACTAACTCAATAGCATGTTACCTTATTTTCAGCAATAGCTCCTGCGAACGTCAAATAAATTGCAGTCTCACGCTGTACACTTCCTGTATTCATTCAACGCTAGATCCGCCCCTTAACCAATCACAGTTTGGAAATTGTGGTTGATGAAAACACTAACCAATCACATAGTAGCTGCGCCGCACTTTTCGACACACTTCACGTCGTTACTTTCTGACGAAGTGTGGAAAACACAGTatgtttaaaacaaacacattaaatctaaTATAAGCAGATAGCATATGGCTATATGCTCTAAACATATATACATAAGAAAGAATTCACTATTTAGTTTGAATAAAAAGGAATACCGTGTCCCTCTATGGCTACAGGACGAGGTGGCCGAGTGGTTAAGGCGATGGACTGCTAATCCATTGTGCTCTGCACgcgtgggttcgaatcccatCCTCGTCGGACACTTTTTCCAAAATTGCAGACATCTGACAGCGATCTGGCTACGGATCTTCGTGGTCATGATTGACGATCGTATGGAGTACGGCCTCACAACCGCAACACGTGAGAAGGTGACACTCCATTCATTGCGTATTTTTTCTCCTCAACTATCTCCTCCCCTTCCTGTCACCCTCCCCCCCACCATCGCCCCCCACCGCCCGTTGGAAGCGACATCTAGCTTAGGAAAGTtaagtttttcatttgtttttatacaCAAGGAACTATAAAACCATAACCACAAATTCTTTCCATGCATAATTTCATTAGGTCATCCCTTTGATAAGAAATAATTTTCTGTTATAACCAGATAAGCTTACAAACCACACAGCATTTCATCAGTTTACTGGTTTTATTGAAATCTAAAACATGATGTGAAAGTTAATTATTTACAGAGGGTGTGCAACAGAAAGTATTAAGTTTTCCTTGATGATTGGGAAGGCCAGTCAGCTGTACTAAATGCAAATGGTAGTTTCAGTGACTAGTCCTGCACCACAAGAGAAATGTTAACAGACATCTGGGCGTTcaacacatgtgcatgtgtgtgcacctgtgtttgtttattttaggGTTCATGCTTGGGTTTTGCCGTCCCTCCTCTCAGGAGGCGTTGAAGGAAGTATCCAGCGATAACAGTCAGAGAAGCTCAGGCTCTTGTCCACAGCACAGCTGGTGCAGTAGACGATCCCCAGAGCCAGCATCACTAcaaggaacacacacagaggcaccagCAGGGCCACCAGCAGCCAGCTCTTGTCATGCTTCCGTTTGCCTGCAGCAGATCCAGCCTCGACCTCAGCTGTGACATCCTCTGAACTACCCATCTTGGATTCCTCTCCCTCCCTAGTCCCAGTTGCTGACCCCTTTGCAGCATCCATCCCATCACTACCTTCTCTACCTCCTGCCTTAGCTTCAGTTTCATTATCAATTTCATTGCCTGCGCTGCCTCTTTGTGTTGGCGATGGAGCTGTTTGATATCGCTTTGGTGATAGGGCATCCCATTGGTTAAGGTGATTGTCTGACCCATGAGCCACGTCAGGGGAGCGTCCCTCAGGAGATTCTGTCAGCCAAACAACATCAAAGTTAGTGTCAGCTTCAAAGTTTGGGTCAGGAGTGAATGAGGTGGACCAAGGAGTATCATGGTTAGGGTCAAAGTCAGGTATGTGAGCAGAGTCActggggtcaggggtcagagtGGAATATTCTTCATCATCAGGTGAAGGCTGGCAGGTGAGTCCATCTGACTGCAGGTCATAGCCATTGTCACAGTAACACTGGTACCCTCCCATATAGTTGAGACATTGCTGCTGGCAGGGCGACTCCCCCACACACTCGTCCACATCTACACACTCTCCTCCACTGTTCAACTCATACCCGGGGTTACACAGACATGTGAAGGACCCCAATGTGTTCTCACAAGTGCCTTCACAGCTGCCCTCGTCGAGGCACTCGTCAATGTCCACACACTCCCCCTCGTCATCTGGCTGGTAGCCGGGGTGGCAGGTGCAGTGGAAGGTGCCTGGGATGTTGACGCAAACTTGCGGGcatggctgctgctgacattCATCTACATCAGAACATCTGCGGCCATCTGGACCCATTTGGTAGCCTGGGGGGCAAGTGCAGCGGATGCCCCGAGCCGTCTCCACACAGTCATACTCGCACCCCATCTCCACACAGACCTCTTTGATGTGGGGCTGGTCAGTGGGACCGGCAGAGTCAGAGGATAATTCAGGGGGGTCAGTTTGGCTCAGGGGGTCAGGTTTGCAGCTGTACCCGTCCTCGTCTATCGTAAAGCCCTCAGAGcagtaacagtagtagtctGTGTCCGTGTTCTGACAGTATTGCTCACATCCATGATCCCCGCTACACCAGTCCTGGTTCTTTGGACCTGTGCTGGACGAGCAGAGTGGGGCATCCCTGGACCAGCCAACTGTCTCATCATCTCTCTCCATACACAGCACTGTCTGCTCAGCAGGAGCATCTTGGTCTGAGCTGTCTGCAGGGCAGGATAGAGTACCTACAGACCCAAAGGGCACATGAGTCAGCAGGGTGCTGACAAGGTGAAATGGGGTGGTGTAAACAGCCGGGCCTCTGCCCTCGTCCTCCAGTGGTGGACACATTCCTTTGTAGTTGTACTGGCAAACGTATCCATCCAACGGCAGCGCACAGGAGCCGTCGACCCACCGGAAATTATCGTTGCTCTCACGTCCGCTCTCAGAAGTGTGGACTGTCATGGCCACACAGCGAGGGGCTGCACAGGTCCCAGGGGTGTCCTCACGGAGCCAGTTGGTGAACTGGCCATCCTGGTCtcctgttggaaaaaaaaagacttctttTAGTgtccttattttatttttaactatttGCTCTTCtagtttttttgtgtttttcagatcTATATGACACATTTAAAGTGTGAATCGTGGAACAATCCTGGAAGAAGTTGGTGTAGTTTATGTGTTGCAGTCACCCCACTCATTGTCATCTTTTCTGGGTTGGCTCTATGACGGGTTAGGGTTGGCCCTGTCAGGGGTCAGAGTTGGCTTTATCTGCCACTGTGTCTTTTTTGATACAACCAGTAGGAGTCGCCAAAGTCGCATATTTTCAAATTATgcacacatgaaacacaaaaaaataccCTCATTTATCCTGCTCATATTTTCATTGTAGTAGTATTCAGATGTTAAGAATTGACACTGGAATATTTGGGTTGCCCTTTAATTTAAGGCAGACCTGTCACTGAATACTGCACAGTTTGAAATCGAGCTGAAGGATCCGCATCATTACTGTCTGTATGAGCTTCCTTTGTTAAGCACAGTTGTTGCCACATCCACGATCAATTATGTGGAGCAACAGGGCATTGTTTCTGCAAAGACACTgtgctgttgagtttttcaaaagatttttttttcaatgctgtGTGTGCCATGAACAaatttccattcattcattgcaGTGGAGCATAAGAAGAAATTTCTCTATCAAACCCTGgttaaataaaaccaaaatcatCCACATTGCTAATACCACTGAGGATAagtgagaaaacatgttttttgtgtgcCAAACCAACCCTTTAAATCATGGCAGATGGAAAAAACGACGAAGCTGGTCACATAACTCTTGAAAATTTAAAGTCTTTTCTAATTGAAAACCAAGGCAGACACTTTGAGTgataaaaaaaacccatctgtttttttgtgggCCATGTTTGTGTAATGACTAAATCAGGTTGAAGGGTAGCAGTGAGGTCAAAAGGGGATTGAACTTCCCCTGTCGCGCCAGCTCCGTCACTGTGAAACAAAAGAAGTTAATGTAATAACCGTGCAGTCACTGCAGAGCTCTGGAGACTGGCCCCGGTACCAAAGGCTGACCGAaatgctggagctgcaggccAACACAATGGTTTGATACCATAATCTAAAAGTGCTTCACAAGCTCTTGATACAACTGATATGTGTGTGGGGGAAGTAATGATAAAGATGTCAGCCTAATCATTAGCTTAGATGTTTAATTAATATGGTAAAAAAAAAGGCCTGAGTCTAGTATTTGTTCATTTAGTTTTGTATATGAGACTAAACACAATTTAGTCAAAAAGGTAATTAACTAGCAAATAGATTTAACCAGATTTAGCCCCAGTTTAACTGACCCACATAGTTTCCATTAGATCACAGTTAAGTTGGTGTGATCTATAAAAAGTTGACCAGGTGAGGGAAACTGCTTAATTGTCAGAAAAAATGTACCTTCCCCTATTTTGGGGCAATTTTGTCTGAGCTCACTTCTTAAAATCCAACAAAAGGGCTGATATGCTGATGAGGGTCAGTGTTTGGAACAACAAAGGGTCAAATGTCAAAAAGGTGAGACTTTGCCTGTGACCCAGACGAATCCTCTGAGTGGTCTGGTGGATGAACACTGGCGTGGTGGTCTGTGCAGCCCGATCCAGAGGCGAAGCCTTGACCTGGTCCCCTGTGCCTCAATGGCTGACAGCAGCTCATGGACCACACCCGCTGCCTCTATGGTATGCATAGTTGCCAGGGTCCCACCTCGCTCCCTACAGCTCCGCCCAGCCTCCCTAAAGGTTCTCTTCTGGAGGAAGACAGTGTAGCATCCGTCCTGGTGGCAGAGTGCATCTTTCTCCGCCAGCTGAGtcctggctgctggctgctcgCCCTCCGTCTCCCTCAGCCTCTGGCCTCGGCTTCCAGGAGCCAGACAGACCATCAGCAgccacaggacacacaggagactcatgctgctgcagctgctactgcTCCTGATGGTCTTTTGCATCCTCCACCAAGACATGAGCTTTAAACTAGGCCAACATTCAAATGAGAACCCCAACCTTGCCgtcaaaataaataactatTTTTTCCGACCTCCTATCCAGACAAACCTGAAACAGATTCACTCACTTCAATCAACTGAACAAATGGAAACTTGCAGACTTGTTAAATTTTTGCTATCCTTTGGCGTATTTGAATAAATAATATGGTCTAATTGGCCTTTTACTCAAAGCAATCAGAGGCAGATAAATCCA
This region of Chaetodon trifascialis isolate fChaTrf1 chromosome 16, fChaTrf1.hap1, whole genome shotgun sequence genomic DNA includes:
- the dpp3 gene encoding dipeptidyl peptidase 3 isoform X1 yields the protein MTTKIRSQIAVRCLQFWKKCPTRMGFEPTRAEHNGLAVHRLNHSATSSCSHRGTRSLSSLNLRSKMVDSQYYLPNDIGVSSLDCSEAFRLLSPQEKMYAHYLSRAAWYGGLAVLLQTSPESANIFVLLQRIFRKQTPAQLEQVATAAGLSAEEYQAFLVYAAGLYANMGNYKSFGDTKFIPNLPKDKLEALVKASQAFQEQPAEMEALWDSCSCLLYSLEDRQKQLGLGDKGITTYFSGNCCLEDAELAQKFLDSKKLSAYNTRLFKRDNGDKACYEVRLASAVQKDCAVDGECESCCGSFNFEDKEFTVKRGDYAPLMEKVTYYIQQAQAYAANENQRKMLEEYSRSFTLGSIEAHKEGSRYWIKDKGPIVESYIGFIESYRDPFGSRGEFEGFVAVVNKAMSERFAKLVSSAEVLLPELPWPREFEKDTFLKPDFTSLDVLTFAGSGIPAGINIPNYDDIRQSEGFKNVSLGNVLAVAYATQKEKLTFLEEEDKDLFIKWKGPSFEVQVGLHELLGHGSGKLFVQDDKGKFNFDQGKVTNPETGEPVSSWYRGSETWDSKFSTIASSYEECRAECVGLYLCLKKQVLSIFGHEEQDAEDVVYINWLSMVRAGLLGLEFYTPESKSWRQAHMQARFVILRVLLEAGEGLVGLEEVTGQDGKPDARITLDRSKIHTVGKNAIHRFLCKLQVLKSTADVEGGRALYDGYSTVSDSGAHNFLRLRETVLLRKEARKMFVQANTRISGDSVELVEYEGSAAGLIRSFTERFQDDAEQLEADLLEMGKRDAPCWC
- the LOC139345003 gene encoding complement component C1q receptor-like, translated to MQKTIRSSSSCSSMSLLCVLWLLMVCLAPGSRGQRLRETEGEQPAARTQLAEKDALCHQDGCYTVFLQKRTFREAGRSCRERGGTLATMHTIEAAGVVHELLSAIEAQGTRSRLRLWIGLHRPPRQCSSTRPLRGFVWVTGDQDGQFTNWLREDTPGTCAAPRCVAMTVHTSESGRESNDNFRWVDGSCALPLDGYVCQYNYKGMCPPLEDEGRGPAVYTTPFHLVSTLLTHVPFGSVGTLSCPADSSDQDAPAEQTVLCMERDDETVGWSRDAPLCSSSTGPKNQDWCSGDHGCEQYCQNTDTDYYCYCSEGFTIDEDGYSCKPDPLSQTDPPELSSDSAGPTDQPHIKEVCVEMGCEYDCVETARGIRCTCPPGYQMGPDGRRCSDVDECQQQPCPQVCVNIPGTFHCTCHPGYQPDDEGECVDIDECLDEGSCEGTCENTLGSFTCLCNPGYELNSGGECVDVDECVGESPCQQQCLNYMGGYQCYCDNGYDLQSDGLTCQPSPDDEEYSTLTPDPSDSAHIPDFDPNHDTPWSTSFTPDPNFEADTNFDVVWLTESPEGRSPDVAHGSDNHLNQWDALSPKRYQTAPSPTQRGSAGNEIDNETEAKAGGREGSDGMDAAKGSATGTREGEESKMGSSEDVTAEVEAGSAAGKRKHDKSWLLVALLVPLCVFLVVMLALGIVYCTSCAVDKSLSFSDCYRWILPSTPPERRDGKTQA
- the dpp3 gene encoding dipeptidyl peptidase 3 isoform X2, giving the protein MVDSQYYLPNDIGVSSLDCSEAFRLLSPQEKMYAHYLSRAAWYGGLAVLLQTSPESANIFVLLQRIFRKQTPAQLEQVATAAGLSAEEYQAFLVYAAGLYANMGNYKSFGDTKFIPNLPKDKLEALVKASQAFQEQPAEMEALWDSCSCLLYSLEDRQKQLGLGDKGITTYFSGNCCLEDAELAQKFLDSKKLSAYNTRLFKRDNGDKACYEVRLASAVQKDCAVDGECESCCGSFNFEDKEFTVKRGDYAPLMEKVTYYIQQAQAYAANENQRKMLEEYSRSFTLGSIEAHKEGSRYWIKDKGPIVESYIGFIESYRDPFGSRGEFEGFVAVVNKAMSERFAKLVSSAEVLLPELPWPREFEKDTFLKPDFTSLDVLTFAGSGIPAGINIPNYDDIRQSEGFKNVSLGNVLAVAYATQKEKLTFLEEEDKDLFIKWKGPSFEVQVGLHELLGHGSGKLFVQDDKGKFNFDQGKVTNPETGEPVSSWYRGSETWDSKFSTIASSYEECRAECVGLYLCLKKQVLSIFGHEEQDAEDVVYINWLSMVRAGLLGLEFYTPESKSWRQAHMQARFVILRVLLEAGEGLVGLEEVTGQDGKPDARITLDRSKIHTVGKNAIHRFLCKLQVLKSTADVEGGRALYDGYSTVSDSGAHNFLRLRETVLLRKEARKMFVQANTRISGDSVELVEYEGSAAGLIRSFTERFQDDAEQLEADLLEMGKRDAPCWC